Proteins co-encoded in one Papaver somniferum cultivar HN1 chromosome 5, ASM357369v1, whole genome shotgun sequence genomic window:
- the LOC113280166 gene encoding uncharacterized protein LOC113280166, whose product MSDLGPLHHFLGITVTRSSSGLYLSQSLYAQDIIARASMTQCNPVATPFDTNSKLNATSGPAIKDPTLYRSLDGALQYFTFTRPDISYAVQRVCLFMHDPREPHMQALKQIIRYLQGTIRQGLFISVSTTSGLTAYIDADWAGCPDSRRSTSGYCVFLESYLTTTITNGRQSSIKNNSIVVISPQYCAPYQVDLYIAKKVKKVTEDRYLGAFDINGNNIFKVKTSGFFSSRLILIDANGVPVVSIKPVTFSFLERWKVYRGDSKDSKDLLFSVKESTFFQLKTSLDVFLASNTAEDVCDFKIKQRDSKKSCIIYRGNSDNIIAEMHKNKAIRDKVRGKDTYSLTVYPNVDYAFVVAMRAVLDEINTPRNRSGGGGGGGGGVSGGGGGCGGGGCGGGGGGGD is encoded by the exons ATGTCTGACCTTGGACCGCTACATCATTTTCTGGGTATTACTGTGACTCGATCATCTTCAGGGTTATATTTGTCTCAGTCTTTATATGCTCAAGACATCATTGCCCGTGCCTCCATGACACAATGTAACCCAGTGGCTACTCCGTTCGACACCAACTCCAAACTCAATGCTACTTCAGGTCCTGCGATTAAGGATCCTACTCTATACAGAAGCTTAGATGGAGCTttacagtatttcacattcaCCAGGCCAGACATCTCATACGCAGTTCAACGGGTATGCTTATTCATGCATGACCCTCGAGAGCCTCACATGCAGGCCCTTAAGCAGATTATTCGCTATCTTCAGGGCACAATTCGTCAAGGATTGTTTATCTCGGTCTCCACTACTTCTGGATTAACGGCATACattgatgctgattgggcgggaTGTCCTGATTCTCGCCGATCGACTTCGGGTTACTGTGTCTTTCTTG AGTCCTatctcaccaccaccatcaccaatggAAGGCAATCAAGCATTAAAAACAATTCTATCGTTGTGATCTCACCTCAATATTGCGCACCATATCAAGTAGATCTTTATATTGCCAAGAAAGTTAAAAAAGTAACGGAAGATAGGTATTTAGGAGCTTTTGATATCAATGGAAATAACATCTTCAAAGTTAAAACCAGCGGTTTTTTCAGCAGTAGACTTATCCTTATCGATGCTAACGGAGTTCCGGTCGTATCTATAAAACCAGTG ACATTTTCTTTCCTTGAAAGGTGGAAAGTATATAGAGGAGATAGCAAAGACTCAAAAGACCTGTTGTTTAGCGTGAAGGAATCCACGTTTTTTCAACTCAAGACCAGTTTGGATGTGTTCTTAGCATCAAACACAGCTGAGGATGTCTGTGATTTTAAGATTAAACAAAGAGATAGCAAGAAATCTTGCATCATATACCGTGGGAATTCAGATAACATCATTGCTGAG ATGCACAAAAACAAGGCTATTCGAGATAAAGTTCGCGGGAAGGACACATACTCACTCACTGTCTATCCGAATGTTGATTATGCTTTTGTTGTGGCGATGCGTGCGGTTCTAGATGAAATTAATACGCCTCGTAacagaagtggtggtggtggcggtggcggcggcggGGTTAGTGGTGGAGGAGGTGGATGTGGTGgaggtggatgtggtggtggcggcggaggTGGGGATTGA
- the LOC113283787 gene encoding protein LURP-one-related 10-like: MASNRAIPNDSVIVISPQYCAPRQVDLYIAKKVKKVTEGRHLGAFDINDNCIFIVKTGGFFGSRLILVDAAGVPVVSLKPVTLSPNYRWKIYRGDSTDSKDLLFSVKKSQHPIKFKTELDVFLSSNTTEDLCDFKISQTYSENSCVIYRGDSDNIIAEMNKKKTVVRDKTRGKDRYSATVHPNVDYAFVIAMYVVLNEINTSRSNGEYGYGGGDGTGCGGAGCGGGCGG, translated from the exons ATGGCAAGCAATCGAGCAATACCGAACGATTCTGTCATTGTAATCTCACCTCAATATTGCGCACCACGTCAAGTAGATCTTTATATTGCCAAGAAGGTTAAGAAAGTAACAGAGGGTAGGCATTTAGGAGCTTTCGATATCAACGACAACTGCATCTTCATAGTTAAAACCGGTGGTTTTTTCGGCAGTCGCcttatccttgttgatgctgcgGGAGTTCCTGTCGTATCTCTAAAACCGGTG ACTCTTTCTCCAAATTATAGGTGGAAAATATATAGAGGGGATAGCACCGACTCAAAAGATCTGTTGTTTAGTGTAAAGAAATCTCAGCATCCAATTAAATTCAAAACTGAATTGGATGTGTTCTTATCATCCAACACAACTGAGGATTTGTGTGATTTTAAGATCAGCCAAACCTATAGTGAGAACTCTTGTGTTATCTATCGAGGAGATTCAGATAACATCATTGCTGAG ATGAACAAAAAAAAGACTGTCGTCCGAGATAAAACTCGTGGGAAAGACAGATACTCGGCCACTGTCCACCCCAACGTTGACTATGCTTttgttattgctatgtatgtggtTCTTAATGAGATCAATACGTCAAGAAGCAACGGAGAATATGGTTACGGGGGTGGTGATGGGACCGGTTGCGGAGGCGCCGGTTgtggtggtggatgtggtggcTGA
- the LOC113280167 gene encoding uncharacterized protein LOC113280167, producing the protein MFQTFIRIFQQNFISWLKGWAKAWWCRQQRWACGVYRSWAGSIASVSLLRTITTSAIAVLRRTLEVAICTSSSSKCNGYRGKRFAMSDLGPLHHFLGITVTRSSSELYLSQSLYAQDIIARVSMTKCNPVVTPVDIDSKLSATSGPKFSDLTLYRSLAGALQYLAFNRPDIAYAVQQVSTISGLTAYSDADWAGCLDSRRSTSGFCIFLGDNLISWSSKRQATVSRSSAEAEYRGVANAVAETTWLHNLLLELHLPLHRATIVYCDNVSAIYMSGDPVQYQRTKHVEIDIHFVRERVRIGAIQVLHVPSENQYADIFTRGIP; encoded by the exons ATGTTTCAAACGTTTATAAGAATTTTTCAACAAAATTTCATAAGCTGGCTGAAAGGATGGGCGAAGGCCTGGTGGTGTAGGCAGCAGAGGTGGGCTTGCGGAGTTTACAGAAGTTGGGCCGGATCCATTGCGTCTGTCAGTTTGCTGCGGACGATTACCACGTCTGCCATTGCTGTGTTGAGGAGGACGCTGGAAGTTGCGATCTGtacgagcagcagcagcaagtgcAATGGGTACAGGGGCAAAAGGTTTGCTATGTCCGACCTTGGTCCACTACATCATTTTCTGGGCATCACTGTTACTCGTTCATCCTCAGAATTATATTTGTCTCAGTCATTATATGCACAGGACATCATCGCGCGTGTCTCCATGACAAAATGTAATCCAGTGGTTACTCCGGTCGACATCGATTCCAAGCTTAGTGCCACCTCTGGCCCAAAATTTTCGGATCTCACTCTATACAGAAGCCTAGCAGGTGCTCTTCAGTACCTCGCTTTTAATCGGCCAGATATTGCATACGCAGTTCAGCAG GTTTCCACTATCTCTGGCTTGACggcatactctgatgctgactgggctggTTGTCTTGATTCTCGACGATCGACATCTGGCTTTTGTATCTTTCTTGGTGACAATCTCATCTCCTGGTCCTCCAAGCGTCAAGCAACAGTCTCTCGATccagtgctgaagctgaatacCGGGGAGTAGCAAACGCGGTTGCTGAAACAACATGGCTTCACAACCTTCTTCTAGAGCTCCATCTACCTCTACATCGTGCTACTATTGTTTACTGTGACAATGTAAGTGCGATATATATGTCTGGAGATCCTGTTCAATATCAGCGcaccaaacatgtggagattgatatacattttgttcgtgaacgagTTCGTATTGGTGCCATTCAAGTCTTACACGTCCCCTCTGAGAACCAGTATGCTGACATCTTCACCAGGGGGATTCCTTGA
- the LOC113280168 gene encoding protein LURP-one-related 15-like has translation MESNQANNSIGVISPQYCTPYQVDLYFAKKVKNITEGRHLGVFGIDGNHIFRSSCRISKACEISPHQRWKAHNGDSSDSKDLLFTIKKSKYLQLKIELDVFLASNTTENVCDFKIKQNYSEKSCVIYRGDSDNIIAEVHKNKISRDKIRGKDRFSATVYPDVDYAFVIAMRAVLNEINTLSRAGGGSGGTVVEVCGGDGCGGGG, from the exons ATGGAAAGCAATCAAGCAAACAATTCTATCGGTGTAATCTCACCTCAATACTGCACACCATATCAAGTTGATCTTTATTTTGCGAAGAAAGTCAAAAATATAACAGAAGGTAGGCACTTGGGAGTTTTTGGTATCGATGGGAATCACATCTTCCGGAGTTCCTGTCGTATCTCTAAAGCCTGTG AAATTTCTCCACATCAGAGGTGGAAAGCACATAATGGAGATAGCTCAGACTCTAAGGATCTGTTGTTTACAATAAAGAAATCTAAGTATCTACAACTCAAGATTGAATTGGATGTGTTCTTAGCATCAAACACAACTGAAAATGTATGTGACTTTAAGATTAAGCAAAACTATAGTGAAAAATCTTGTGTCATCTATCGAGGGGATTCGGATAACATCATTgctgag GTGCACAAAAACAAGATTTCCAGGGATAAAATTCGTGGGAAGGACAGATTCTCAGCCACTGTGTACCCGGACGTTGATTATGCGTTTGTTATTGCTATGCGTGCGGTTCTTAATGAAATAAATACTCTTAGTAGGGCAGGTGGGGGGAGTGGCGGAACGGTTGTAGAAGTCTGTGGCGGAGAtgggtgtggtggtggtggttga